Within the Gordonia westfalica genome, the region CCCTCCGGCGCGGTGAAGCCCGCGACGTAGCCGACGACCGGCTTGGAGACGTTGGCCTTGATGTAGTCGGCGGCCCGCTCCTCGGCGTCGCCACCGATCTCACCGATCATCACGATCAGCTTGGTCTCGGGGTCCTTCTCGAACGCCTCGATGGCGTCGATGTGGGTGGTGCCGATGACCGGGTCGCCGCCGATGCCGATGGCGGTCGAGAAGCCGAGGTCGCGCAGCTCGTACATCATCTGGTAGGTCAGGGTGCCGGACTTGGAGACCAGACCGATCGGGCCCTTGCCGGTGATGTTGTTCGGCGTGATGCCGACCAGTGCCTCACCCGGGGTGATGATGCCGGGGCAGTTCGGACCGATGATGCGGGTCTTCGCGCCCTTCTCCAGGTTGTAGGCCCACGCGTAGGCGCTGTCCTGCACTGGGATGCCCTCGGTGATGACGACCAGCAGCGGGATCTCCGCGTCGATCGCCTCGATGATGGCGTCCTTGGAGAACTTCGGCGGCACGAAGGCGATCGAGGTGTCGGCCCCGGTCTCCTTGATGGCCTCCTCGACGGAGGCGAACACCGGGAGTTCGATGTTGTTGCCGTCGGCGTCGACGTGCGAGACCGTGGTGCCGGCCTTGCGGGCGTTGACGCCGCCGACGACGTTGGTGCCGGCCTTGAGCATCAGGGCGGTGTGCTTGGTGCCCTCACCGCCGGTGATGCCCTGGACGATGACCTTGTTGTCTTTGTTCAGAAAGATCGACATTTTCCGTGGCTCCCTTACTTGCTCGCCAGCTCGGCGGCCTTGTCGGCGCCCGAGTCCATGGTTTCGGCGAGCGTGACCAGCGGGTGGTTCGCATCGGCCAGGATCTTGCGACCTTCGTCGACCTTGTTGCCGTCGAGGCGGACGACGAGAGGCTTGTTGGCCTCCGACCCCAGCTTCTCCAGGGCGCCGACGATGCCGTTGGCGACCGCGTCACACGCGGTGATGCCACCGAAGACGTTCACGAAGACGCTCTTGACCTGCTCGTCGTTCAGGATGACGTCCAGGCCGGCGGCCATGACCTCGGCCGAGGCACCGCCACCGATGTCGAGGAAGTTGGCCGGCTTCACACCGTTGTGCTTCTCACCGGCGTAGGCGACGACGTCGAGGGTCGACATGACCAGACCCGCACCGTTGCCGATGATGCCGACCTGACCGTCGAGCTTGACGTAGTTGAGGTCGTTCTCCTTGGCCTTGAGCTCGAGCGGATCGGTCGCGTCGATATCGGCGAACTCAGCGTGGCCGGGCTGACGGAAGTCGGCGTTCTCGTCGAGGGTGACCTTGCCGTCGAGGGCCAGGATCTGATCGTCCGGGGTGCGGACGAGCGGGTTGACCTCCACCAGGGTGGCGTCTTCGGCGACGAAGACCTCCCACAGCTTCTGGATGGTCACGGCGGCGGCGTCGAGGACCTCGGCGGGCAGATGGCCCTGCTCGGCGATCGAGCGGGCGGTCTCCAGATCGACACCCTTCACGGCGTCGACGGCGACCTTGGCGAGGCGCTCGGGCTTGGTTGCGGCGACCTCTTCGATCTCCATGCCGCCCTCGACCGAGCACATGGCCAGGTAGGTGCGGTTGGCGCGATCGAGAAGGAAGGAGATGTAGTACTCCTCCGCGATGTCACTGGCCTCGGCGACCAGCAACTTCTTGACGACGTGGCCCTTGATGTCGAGGCCAAGGATGTTGGAGGCATGGGACTGCGCGTCGTCCGGGGTCGCGGCGTACTTCACGCCGCCTGCCTTGCCACGTCCGCCGGTCTTGACCTGCGCCTTGATCATCACAGGCTTGCCGATTTCCTCGGCAATCGCCCGCGCGTCGGCGGCATCATCGGTCACCCGACCGGGTGTGGTGGGAACCCCGTGCTTGGCGAACAGTTCCTTCGCCTGGTATTCGAAGAGATCCATTCAGCTCACCATCTCGTAGATTTGCCCGCCCAAGGGTGTAACGCGGGCCATATCGGACTCTAAACCCGTACTGGATCGCCGCTTCGCGCGCACCCTGCCCTTGTGCGACAGATCACTCGCTCGGTCGGCGAACTTACTCGCGGGTACGTGACGACACGTCTCACCTGGGATATTCGCAGCAGTAAGGACCCGACCGGGCGCGCGGCCGTCGCACGGTGTTCAATCGATCGCGGCGACGATCCCGGCAAGGCAGCGCGATACAAGCTGGCGAACCCGAGATTCGACGGCGTGACGAAGTGCGGGAAAGTTTGTGACCCAGCTCACAAATTTCCGGTTAGCGGCTTTCTACGGTTGGACTTGCCGCAATCATTTCGTTACCGTCGGCTCTCAGCGATTGGTCACAAAAGGATTACGGACGATGATTTCGGATCCGCGGCAGCGAAGAGATGAGGTGGACGATTTGGCGGGACCCGGAGTCTCACGCGGATCGAGCCGCGTCCGATCGGGCGGGTTGGTCGACGACATCACGGCAGAAGAGATGACCACCATCATCCCCTTCGTCGACGGCGACACCGACTACGACCTCAGCGACTACGACTTCGGCTACGAAGCCCCCGGCACGTCTGCTTCCACCACCCGGACACCGTCCGAAGAGACCACCTGGACCCCCTCGTCCTGGAAGGGCTACTACCGCCCGACCCACTCGGAGATCACTCAGGACATCCTGATCCCCGAGCACGAGTTCGATCAGTACGCGCATGACGAGCCGTTCGACGTCGAAGGCGCCGAGCTCGACATGCTCGTCGACGACCAGGATCACGCAGATCTCGATGAGTCCGATGCCGGACTCCGCCCGTTCCGTACGAATCCGGCCGGCCAGCGCATCCGTCGCGGCGGCAAGCACCGCATCGCGGCCCCGCCGAACGTCCTCAAGGGCGGACGCGCCGCTCTGATCGCCATGGCAGCCGGCGCAGCCGTCGCCGCCGTCTCCCAGGTCGGCGCCACCGACGACGCGTCGAACACGGCCGCGGTGAACGCCGCAGCGGTCACCGACGCCACCGCACCCGTCGATCTCGGTCCGGGCGTCGCAGCGGCAACGCCCCTGACCGACCAGATGAACGTCTTCTCCGGTCAGCTCGGCGTCGGCGCCAAGATGGCCGCCGACGAGGCGCAGCGCGAGGCCCTGGCCCGCCGCCCGCTCTTCACCTCGCCGATCCCGCTCGGCAAGTACGACTTCACCTCCGCCTTCGCGATGCGCTGGGGCACCATGCACGGCGGCATCGACATGGCCGCCCCGCTCGGTACCCCCATCCATGC harbors:
- the sucD gene encoding succinate--CoA ligase subunit alpha; the protein is MSIFLNKDNKVIVQGITGGEGTKHTALMLKAGTNVVGGVNARKAGTTVSHVDADGNNIELPVFASVEEAIKETGADTSIAFVPPKFSKDAIIEAIDAEIPLLVVITEGIPVQDSAYAWAYNLEKGAKTRIIGPNCPGIITPGEALVGITPNNITGKGPIGLVSKSGTLTYQMMYELRDLGFSTAIGIGGDPVIGTTHIDAIEAFEKDPETKLIVMIGEIGGDAEERAADYIKANVSKPVVGYVAGFTAPEGKTMGHAGAIVSGSSGTAQAKKEALEAAGVKVGKTPSETAALARELYEAL
- the sucC gene encoding ADP-forming succinate--CoA ligase subunit beta produces the protein MDLFEYQAKELFAKHGVPTTPGRVTDDAADARAIAEEIGKPVMIKAQVKTGGRGKAGGVKYAATPDDAQSHASNILGLDIKGHVVKKLLVAEASDIAEEYYISFLLDRANRTYLAMCSVEGGMEIEEVAATKPERLAKVAVDAVKGVDLETARSIAEQGHLPAEVLDAAAVTIQKLWEVFVAEDATLVEVNPLVRTPDDQILALDGKVTLDENADFRQPGHAEFADIDATDPLELKAKENDLNYVKLDGQVGIIGNGAGLVMSTLDVVAYAGEKHNGVKPANFLDIGGGASAEVMAAGLDVILNDEQVKSVFVNVFGGITACDAVANGIVGALEKLGSEANKPLVVRLDGNKVDEGRKILADANHPLVTLAETMDSGADKAAELASK
- a CDS encoding M23 family metallopeptidase, with protein sequence MDDLAGPGVSRGSSRVRSGGLVDDITAEEMTTIIPFVDGDTDYDLSDYDFGYEAPGTSASTTRTPSEETTWTPSSWKGYYRPTHSEITQDILIPEHEFDQYAHDEPFDVEGAELDMLVDDQDHADLDESDAGLRPFRTNPAGQRIRRGGKHRIAAPPNVLKGGRAALIAMAAGAAVAAVSQVGATDDASNTAAVNAAAVTDATAPVDLGPGVAAATPLTDQMNVFSGQLGVGAKMAADEAQREALARRPLFTSPIPLGKYDFTSAFAMRWGTMHGGIDMAAPLGTPIHAATDGVVIKAEPASGYGHWVQVRADDGTVTMYGHMSSSGVLVSEGQHVTAGDVIALVGNEGFSFGPHLHFEVWKNGNTKIDPVPWLAAKGVKLAGYTG